The Osmia bicornis bicornis chromosome 12, iOsmBic2.1, whole genome shotgun sequence genome includes a region encoding these proteins:
- the LOC114871343 gene encoding sodium/potassium-transporting ATPase subunit beta-2-like — protein MEGKKEQYYSPPPKLGKWEGFRVFLWNSETGQFLGRTGASWGKILLFYVIFYAVLAGFFGAMLTVFYQTLDPNAPKWQLDKSLIGSNPGLGFRPMPPASNVESTLIWYKASDEGNFLHWTKELDAFLEEYQKPAGGTNGAQQRMLCDYGKPPTPGKVCDVDMSTWGQCTKENKYGYNKSAPCIFLKLNKIFGWKPTYYNDTSNLPSAMPSDLQEHIKQEALANRLDTVWVSCAGENPADIENMGAIQYIPRRGFPGYFFPFTNTPGYLSPLVAVFFERPKYGVLINIECKAWAHNIIHDRFERRGSVHFELMVD, from the exons ATGGAGGGCAAGAAAGAACAGTATTACTCACCTCCGCCGAAGCTTGGCAAATGGGAAGGTTTTAGGGTTTTTCTATGGAACTCCGAGACTGGACAGTTCCTGGGGCGCACAGGCGCTAGTTGGG GCAAGATTTTGTTATTCTACGTTATTTTTTACGCGGTACTGGCTGGTTTCTTCGGGGCAATGTTGACCGTTTTTTACCAGACGTTAGACCCGAACGCACCGAAATGGCAATTGGATAAATCCTTGATCGGCAGCAATCCTGGACTTGGTTTTAGGCCTATGCCACCAGCAAGCAACGTTGAAAGTACCTTGATTTGGTACAAAGCTAGCGACGAGGGTAACTTCTTGCATTGGACCAAAGAGCTGGACGCGTTCCTCGAag AATATCAGAAGCCTGCTGGCGGGACAAATGGTGCCCAGCAGAGGATGCTCTGCGACTATGGAAAACCACCGACTCCTGGCAAAGTCTGTGACGTGGATATGTCGACGTGGGGACAGTGCACAAAGGAAAACAAATATGGTTACAATAAATCTGCACCTTGCATTTTCCTCAAGCTGAACAAG ATTTTCGGCTGGAAACCCACATATTACAACGATACATCGAATCTGCCAAGTGCTATGCCATCCGATCTTCAAGAACACATCAAGCAAGAGGCACTCGCCAATAGGTTGGACACCGTATGGGTATCCTGTGCCGGTGAAAATCCAGCTGATATCGAGAATATGGGTGCCATTCAATACATTCCACGTCGGGGCTTTCCTGGATACTTCTTTCCCTTCACAAACACCCCTGGCTATCTTAGCCCGCTCGTAGCTGTCTTCTTCGAGAGGCCTAAAT ACGGTGTACTGATCAACATCGAGTGCAAGGCCTGGGCACACAACATCATCCACGACAGATTCGAGAGGCGTGGTTCAGTGCATTTCGAGTTAATGGTGGATTAA